The window GACCGAGATCGAAGCCGCCTTCGTGCGCGACGCGCGTATAGGCAAGCAGCGAGACGTCGGCAAGCGAAACGTCATCACCGGCGAAGAAGCGGTTTGCCGCCAGATGCTGCTCCATGCGGTCGAGCGCCGCATAGCCGCGCTTGACCTTTTCAGGATCGAGCTCGGAGGCGTCCTTGCCGAGATAGACGAGCTGGAAGCGGCACACCGCGATGTAGGGCTCGTGGCTGTATTGTTCCCAGAACAGCCATTCGTCCATCTTGGCGGCGGTGAAGGCATCGCGCGGAATGAGCGCGCTGTCGCGCGCGAGATAGCGGATGATGGCATTGGATTGCGCCAGCGTGCGGCCGTCGTCGAAGGCGACGGTGGGCACCTGGCCGGCACCGTTCATCTCGAGGAATTGCGGCGTGCGGCTTTCGCCCTTGCGAGTGTCGATCTCGATCCACTGGTAGGGCAGCGCGAGCTTGTCGCAGACCGACTTCACCTTCAGACAATTGCCGGAATTGGTATCGCCGTAGATCCGCATCGCTGCCCCCGCGCGTTCAGCGATAGAGCATCAGGACGGAGGGAACCTGTCAACAGGAAGCGGGCGACTCAGAATTGGTAGCCAACGCCGACGCGGAAGTTGTTCAAGCCGACAGTGATGTCCTTCACGTCCCAGAAGCCGACATGCTCCCATTCGCCGCGAAGCAGGATGTTGTTGCAGATCGCGTACTCGATACCGATACCGGCCGTCCATCCGTACATGAAGCTGTTGGTGCGCAGCTCAGTCTTGGACAGTGTGTCCGTACCGGCGGGCAGATGTCGATGAACGGTTGTGGTTACGCCGCCGTTGACTACAACCTCGTCGAAGTCGTCGTACTTCTGCCAGGATACTGTCGCAAATCTCGAAACTTCGGCGCGTCCGATTGCGAAGCCGGCAAAGGCATACGGCATGAAGTCGCCTCCATCCCAGCCGACCCGGCCGCGGAAGGTGGCGTAATCCTTCAGCTTTAGCGCAGCACCACCACCGAGTGAAGTGACATAGGTATAGGTATGGCCCGCTGGCGCGGCCTCACCGTCGAGAATGCGTGTCATGGAATCACTTGCCGAGGTCGCCAGATTGTTCATGTAGCTGTAATTGGCCTCTAGGCCGAACACCGCATCGTAGAGCTGCCAATTGCGGCCGACATAGGCGCCAAACCCGGTCGACTGCACGTGGTTACTCGGCAGCAGCGACCAGCCGCCGACCGGCGCCTGAAGGATGCTGTTACGAAGCATGAAGTCGGTCATCGTCTTCGGAGCATGACTGAAATCAACGTCGGTCGTGGCAAAACCGAACTGGCCGCCGACATAAAAACCGTCCCAGTTGTGGGACGTCTTTGACAGCCCGTCGCTGAAGCTACCTCGGAGGATGGGAAGATCGGAGAGATCGGCCGCGTGCGCTGCAGAGACCGTCCCCAACATCGCCACCGCCAACAAAAGCCTACGCATCGAACGCTCCATCGAACTCGAACTTTCGCTCGTGATCATGGCTCGTTAACCTTAACCAATGGTTGCGCCGGAGGCTTTCATCGCCGCACGCCATGAAAAATACGCAAAGCAAAACGGCGCGGGATGATCCCGCGCCGTTAAGATGTCTTAAGCGATGAGGCTTGCGATCAGCCCTTGGTGACGAGCGGCGGCATGTAGGCCGGCGGGCTGTTGAGGTCCCAGCGCACGCCGAGCTTGACGTCATGCGAGGTGAGCTCCTTGATCTTGATCGACGTCGGCCCCGAGGCGCTGTTGTCGAACAAGCGGTAGTTGCCGGGCGCCGCATCGCCGAGGTTCATGTAGCTATAGGCCAGTTCGACCGTGAACCCGGGATTGACCTTGTAGGCGAGACCGGCATGGGCGGCCCAAGCGAGGTTCCACTTCCCGTTGTCGGCGAAGTAGGCGACGCTGTTGGCGAGGGGCGGAGTACCACCGACGGTGTATGACACGCCGTCGTCACGGAAGCCGCTGATCTTGTTGTAGGAGCCGCCGACACCGGCACCGATGAACGGCGTGATGCACCACCAGGTGCCGAGATCGACATAGGCATTCGCCATGACGACCCACTCGGACTTGCTGCCGCTGTAATTGTTGGAGCCGACAAAGCCGGGCCCGATCACGTTGTCTGCGCCGTGCAGGTTGGCCTTGCCCCGATACTGGCCGATCACGTCCGTGCGGAACCAGTTGTTGAAGCGGTAGCCGACACCGAGATCGAACAGCGGCGAAGAATCGAAGCCGAGTCCCTCTGTCGACTTCTGATATCCAACGGGCAAGGCGCTGTCGATGCGCTTGGCGCTCTGGTTGGTCATGCCGACGTCGCCGCGCAGATACCAGCCGCCGAAGTCGGCGGGCGGTGCCGGGGGCGCGTACATCGGAGGGGGCGCCGCGATCGGCATGTCGGCGGCGAACGCCATCGAGGAGATCAGGGTTGCCGCACCCGCGGCAAAGAGAGACTTAACGCTACGCATTGGCTTCGTCCTTTTGGCCGGTGAGGCAAATACGGCGCCTCACGTTCTGGAAACTCACGGCCCGGACGATGCCAGCAAATGTTTAAGCGCCACTTAACCCTAATTTTTAAGGTTGATTTTTTCTCAACTCACACACGCGTGCGGCGCGAGCGTTGCAAAAATGCAGCGCAAATACGAGGCCGTCGCCGCATGTCCTAACGATGTATGAAGCCGCGCTGCAGCAAGACAGGATATGTTAACGCGCGTGCCGCGGCAGCTTGGGCAGAAACACCGCAAGCAGGCCGATCGCCGGGAGATAGGCGCAGACCTGGTAGACGAATTCGATCGAGGTGTGGTCGGCGAGCTTGCCGAGCACGGCGGCGCCCAGGCCGCCGATGCCGAAGGCGACACCGAAGAACACGCCGGAGATCATGCCGAAGCGGTGCGGCACCAGCTCCTGCGCGAACACGATGATCGACGACGTCGTCGAGGAGATGATCAGGCCGATGACGACTGATAGCACCGCGCTCGCATAGAGCCCGGCATAGGGCAGCGCCAGCGTGAACGGCAGCGCCCCCAGGATCGAGATCCAGATCACGATCTTGCGGCCGAAGCGATCGCCCAGGGGACCGCCGAGAAAAGCGCCGACCGCGTTCGCCGCGAGGAAAATGAAGAGATACATCTGCGCTGCCTGCGTCGACACGCCGAAGCGGTCGATCAGATAAAAGATGTAGTAGCTCGACAGGCTCGAGACGTAGAGCTGCTTCGAGAACAGCAGCGCGACCAGCACGAGGAGCGCAATGACGACGCGACGCGAGTTCGGCGCGTCGGGATGGGCTCGAGCCACCGCGGTCTTCTTCGCCTTGATCTGCGGTTCGTACCAGCGGCCGATGCGCCAGAGGATGAGGATCGCGAGGAAGGCGATCGAGGAGAACCAGGCGATGCTGCCCTGCCCGAACGGCACCACGATGAGCGCGGCCAGCACCGGTCCCATCGAGGTGCCAAAACTGCCGCCGAGCTGGAACACCGATTGCGCAAAACCGTAGCGGCCGCCGGAGGCCAGCCGCGCGATGCGCGCCGATTCCGGGTGAAACACCGCCGAGCCGAGACCAACCAGCGCGGCGGCGACGAGGATGACCAGATATTGGTGGGCAACGCTAAGCAGCAGCAGACCGAAGAAGGTCGAGGCCATGCCGATCGACAGCGAATAGGGCTGCGCCTTCTTGTCGGTGTAGTGGCCGACCACCGGCTGGAGCAGCGAGGCCGTGAACTGGAAGGCCAGCGTGATCATGCCGATCTGCGCGAAGTCGAGCGCGTAGGTGTCCTTCAGGATCGGATACACGGAAGCGATCAGCGACTGCATGGTGTCGTTGAGGAAGTGCGAGAAGCTGATGCCGGCCAGCACGACATAGGCCGGCCCTGCGGCCTTGGCGGCGGGTGCCACGTCGCTGACGAGGACGGGCTCGGTCAGTGTTTCCTCTGAGACGACGACTGGCTTGTTCACTGGAGCATCCCGGCCGGCGCGGCAGATTGCCGCGACAAGCTAGTTACGCTGCGCGCGGCGACCGATCCACCGCCAATCGTCGATGGCTGGGATGCGCTTCGCTCGATCCTTTGCGGGAGTTCGTATCGTAGCGCCTTAAGCTGCGGCCTGGCCCAGCGCCGAGACGATGGTATCGACGACGTCCTCGACCAGGATGCGATCCTCGCCCTCGCCCATGACGCGGATCACCGGCTCGGTGCCGGAGGAGCGGATCAGCAGGCGGCCGTGGCCGTTGAGCCGCTGCTCGCCGTCGGAGATCGCCGATTTGACGTCGGAATTGTCGAGCGGCTTGCCGCCCTTGTGACGGACGTTCTTCAGGATCTGCGGCAGCGGATCGAAGCGGTGGCAGACTTCCGACACCGGGCGGCGCAGCTTCTGCACCACGGCAAGCACCTGCAATGCGGCAACGAAGCCGTCGCCGGTGGTGGCGTAGTCGGACAGGATGATGTGGCCGGATTGCTCGCCGCCGAGATTGTAGCCGCCGCTCAGCATCTGCTCGAGCACGTAGCGATCGCCGACCGGCGTGCGCACGAGATCGAGCCCCTGCGCATTGAGGAAGCGCTCGAGCCCGAGGTTCGACATCACGGTGGCGACGATGCCCGATCGCGACAGCCGGCCGTCTTCCTTCCAGCTCTGCGCGATCACCGCGAGCAGCTGGTCGCCGTCGACGATGTGGCCGCGCTCGTCGACCAGGATGACGCGATCGGCGTCACCGTCGAGCGCGATGCCGATGTCGGCACGCATCTCGCGGACCTTCCTTGACAGCGCTTCCGGCGAGGTGGAGCCGCATTCCTTGTTGATGTTGAAGCCGTCGGGCTCGACCCCGATCGGAATCACGTCGGCGCCCAGCTCCCACAGCGCTTCCGGCACCACCTTGTAGGCGGCGCCATTGGCGCAATCGACCACGACGCGCAGGCCGTCGAGCGACAGATCGCGCGGCAGCGTGCGCTTGGCGAATTCGATGTAGCGGTCATGCACGCCGTCGATGCGGCGGGCGCGGCCGAGACTGGCGCTCTGGGCGAGACGCTTGTCGATGGGCTCGTCGAGCAGCTGCTCGATCTGCTTCTCGACGTCGTCGGAGAGCTTGAAGCCCTGCGGGCCGAACAGCTTGATGCCGTTGTCCTCGAACAGATTGTGCGAAGCGGAGATCATCACGCCGAGATCGGCGCGCATCGACTTGGTCAGCATCGCGACCGCCGGCGTCGGCATCGGGCCGACCAGCAGCACGTCCATGCCGACCGAGGTGAAGCCCGCGACCATCGCGTATTCGATCATGTAGCCGGACAGGCGGGTGTCCTTGCCGATCACGACCCTGTGGCGGTGGTCACCGCGCTGAAACGCAAGGCCCGCGGCCTGGCCGACCTTGAGCGCGAGCTCCGGCGTGATCAGTCCGTTGGCGCGGCCCCGGATCCCGTCCGTCCCGAAATATTTGCGGCTCATATCGTCCCCCACGCAACAACCAGGGGTCCCCAATACAACCTGCGGGTGCCCCAGCGGGACCCGCATCCCTGATTTGCTGAGGTCTTATAAAGCCATCGCGGCTAACTTGGCTTCAAAAAATATGATGAATCATTACGGAACCGGGCAGGCCCCGGCGCTGATAACGTCTTGTTAACATTATATTTCCAGCGAGGGCGCCGGAACAGGGCGGAACCCGCGCCTAGTCCGAGCGCTTCACATGGCCGTCCCCGCGGCTCGGCGCCGGCTGGGTGACATTGACCGGATCGGAGCCCGGAAAGGTCTCTTCCAGACCTTCTTCCAGCGCTTCCTCGAGATCATGCTTCTCCTTGATCTCCTCCGGCGTCGGTCCGGTGTGCGACCTGGTCATGGCGCCCTCCTCTCCACAAAGAATTTGCAAACGATTTGGCTGAGCATCCAACCATGCTAGATGACCCCTCGATCTTCCGATGCAAGAGTCTTCCAATACGAGACTCTTCCGATCAAGGCGGGCCGGGGAAACGTTCATGAAGCACATCACCTGTATCGACGATCTTCGCACACTGCATCAGCGCCGCGTGCCGAAGGCGTTCTTCGATTATTGCGACCGCGGCTCCTACGCCGAGGAAACGCTGCGCGCCAACCGCGACGACATGCAGGCGATCAAGTTCCGCCAGCGCATCCTGGTCGACGTCTCCAAGCGCGACACCGCGACCACGATCCTCGGCGAGCCCTCGACCATGCCGCTGATGCTCGCGCCTGTGGGCCTGCTCGGCATGCAGCATGGCGACGGCGAGATCCATGCCTGCCGCGCCGCGCAAGCCGCCGGTATCCCGTTCACGCAGTCGACGATGTCGATCTGCTCGATCGAGGACATCGCGGCCAGTGTCGAGAAGCCGTTCTGGTTCCAGCTCTACGTGATGAAGGACCGCGGCTTCATCAAGGAATTGATCCAGCGCGCGATCGCGGCGAAATGCTCCGCGCTGGTGCTGACCGTCGATCTCCAGGTGATCGGCCAGCGCCACGCCGATATCAAGAACGGCATGACGGTGCCGCCGGAATGGTCGCTCTCGAAGCTGTTGGATTTCGCCAGCAAGCCCACCTGGGTCTCCGGCGTGCTGCAAGGCAAGCGCCGCACCTTCGGCAACATCGCCGGCCATGTGAAGAACACCGGGGACCTCAATCGCCTCGCGGAGTGGACGGCCTCGCAGTTCGATACGTCCCTGAACTGGAAGGATGTCGAGTGGGTCCGCAGCATCTGGCCGGGCAAGCTGATCATCAAGGGCATTCTCGACGTCGAGGACGCCGAGGAAGCCGCCAAGACCGGCGCGCAGGCTCTCGTCGTCTCGAACCATGGCGGCCGGCAGCTCGACGGCGCGCCGTCATCGATCGAGGTGCTGCCCGAGATCGCCGAGGCGGTCGGTGACAGGATGGAGATCATGTTCGACGGCGGCATCCGCTCCGGCCAGGACGTGATGCGCGCACTCGCGCTCGGCGCAAAGTCCTGCATGATCGGCCGCGCCTATGCCTACGGCCTTGGCGCCGGCGGCCAGGCCGGCGTCGCCAAGGCGATCGACATCATCCAGAAGGAACTGCTCACCACCATGGGCCTGTGCGGCGTCAACAGGATTGACGAGATCGACGAACATATCATTGCGATGTGATCGGTAACCTCTCCCCGCCCTTCTGCGGGGAGAGGTCGGATCGCCCCCGGCGATGCGAAGCATCGTCCGGCGCGATCCGGGTGAGGGGCAAGGCACGCTGGTGCCAAGATGGAAGTCCATCCGACTCCCGTGATGCCCCACAATCAAAGCTGAATTCGCGAAGAGAGCCCCTCACCCCACCCTCTCCCCGTAAGAACGGGGCGAGGGAGTGAGAGGATTGCGCGTCCCTAACCTTCGCAAGGACGACGCGCAGTGGTCACATCGGCGGCGTCACCCCGTCCCGGCCGACATTGACGCGGTTGGCTTCCAGCGAACCATCGTCCCTCTTCACCGCACCGAAAATGATCAGCTTGGCGCCGGGCTTGAGCTCGGATTTTTCGCTGGCCACGAAGGTGACGATCGGCGTGTCCGGGGGCACCACGACTTTCTTCTCGCCGTCCTTGTACTTGACCGTGATGTTCTGGCCGTCGGTGCCCTTCACCGTCTGCGCCACGGTGGCGTTGGTCATGGTCGAGTTGGCGCGCGCGTCCCAGGGACGAAAACCTTCGGCCGCGCCGCGCTGGTTTTCGGGGAAGATGTGCACCGCGATCGCCTTCTGGGTGCCGTCGGGCTCCGGCAGGCCGGTGACGCCGATATAGGAGCCGTCCTTGATCTCCGACAACGACGTCTTCACCACCGCGAAGACGGCGACGTTGTCGGTCATGCGCACCTTCACGTCGCTGCCTTCGCGCGTCTTGATGCCGAGCGTGTTGCCGTCGACGCTCTCGATGGTGCCGCGGATGCGGACCGTCGGCGTCTGCTGCGCGAAGGCGGATGACGTGACGATGCAGGCGGCGAACGCCGCCACGCCGACATGTGATATCCAGCTTCTCTTCGACATGTTGTTAGTCTCCATTTACATCGGCGGCGTCAGGCCGTCGCGGCCGACGCTGACGCGGTTGGTTTCGAACGAACCGTCCGGCAGCTGCTTCATGAAGGCGATCACCTTGGCGCCGGCCTTCAGATCGGATTTGTCGCCGGGCACGAAGGTCACCACCGGGGTATTGCCGGCCACGAACACCTTCTTCTCGCCGTCCTTGTACTTGACCAGCAGCATATGGCCGTCATTGCCGACCACGCTCTCCGACACGGTCGCATTGGTCATGCTGGAGTTGGGCTTGAGGTCATAGGGGCGCGAGCCTTCGCCGGTGCCGCGCATGCTCTCCGGAAACACGTGGACCTCGACCGCGTTCGCGCCGCCGTCCGGTCCCGGCACGGTGGTGGCGCCGACGAAGGAGCCGGGCTTGATGTCGGCAAGTGAAATCCTGGTAATGCCCGA of the Bradyrhizobium sp. WSM1417 genome contains:
- a CDS encoding glutathione S-transferase family protein, producing the protein MRIYGDTNSGNCLKVKSVCDKLALPYQWIEIDTRKGESRTPQFLEMNGAGQVPTVAFDDGRTLAQSNAIIRYLARDSALIPRDAFTAAKMDEWLFWEQYSHEPYIAVCRFQLVYLGKDASELDPEKVKRGYAALDRMEQHLAANRFFAGDDVSLADVSLLAYTRVAHEGGFDLGRYAAIRRWIGEAEAFLGLPKLR
- the glmM gene encoding phosphoglucosamine mutase; protein product: MSRKYFGTDGIRGRANGLITPELALKVGQAAGLAFQRGDHRHRVVIGKDTRLSGYMIEYAMVAGFTSVGMDVLLVGPMPTPAVAMLTKSMRADLGVMISASHNLFEDNGIKLFGPQGFKLSDDVEKQIEQLLDEPIDKRLAQSASLGRARRIDGVHDRYIEFAKRTLPRDLSLDGLRVVVDCANGAAYKVVPEALWELGADVIPIGVEPDGFNINKECGSTSPEALSRKVREMRADIGIALDGDADRVILVDERGHIVDGDQLLAVIAQSWKEDGRLSRSGIVATVMSNLGLERFLNAQGLDLVRTPVGDRYVLEQMLSGGYNLGGEQSGHIILSDYATTGDGFVAALQVLAVVQKLRRPVSEVCHRFDPLPQILKNVRHKGGKPLDNSDVKSAISDGEQRLNGHGRLLIRSSGTEPVIRVMGEGEDRILVEDVVDTIVSALGQAAA
- a CDS encoding outer membrane protein; this encodes MITSESSSSMERSMRRLLLAVAMLGTVSAAHAADLSDLPILRGSFSDGLSKTSHNWDGFYVGGQFGFATTDVDFSHAPKTMTDFMLRNSILQAPVGGWSLLPSNHVQSTGFGAYVGRNWQLYDAVFGLEANYSYMNNLATSASDSMTRILDGEAAPAGHTYTYVTSLGGGAALKLKDYATFRGRVGWDGGDFMPYAFAGFAIGRAEVSRFATVSWQKYDDFDEVVVNGGVTTTVHRHLPAGTDTLSKTELRTNSFMYGWTAGIGIEYAICNNILLRGEWEHVGFWDVKDITVGLNNFRVGVGYQF
- a CDS encoding outer membrane protein is translated as MRSVKSLFAAGAATLISSMAFAADMPIAAPPPMYAPPAPPADFGGWYLRGDVGMTNQSAKRIDSALPVGYQKSTEGLGFDSSPLFDLGVGYRFNNWFRTDVIGQYRGKANLHGADNVIGPGFVGSNNYSGSKSEWVVMANAYVDLGTWWCITPFIGAGVGGSYNKISGFRDDGVSYTVGGTPPLANSVAYFADNGKWNLAWAAHAGLAYKVNPGFTVELAYSYMNLGDAAPGNYRLFDNSASGPTSIKIKELTSHDVKLGVRWDLNSPPAYMPPLVTKG
- a CDS encoding MFS transporter; the protein is MNKPVVVSEETLTEPVLVSDVAPAAKAAGPAYVVLAGISFSHFLNDTMQSLIASVYPILKDTYALDFAQIGMITLAFQFTASLLQPVVGHYTDKKAQPYSLSIGMASTFFGLLLLSVAHQYLVILVAAALVGLGSAVFHPESARIARLASGGRYGFAQSVFQLGGSFGTSMGPVLAALIVVPFGQGSIAWFSSIAFLAILILWRIGRWYEPQIKAKKTAVARAHPDAPNSRRVVIALLVLVALLFSKQLYVSSLSSYYIFYLIDRFGVSTQAAQMYLFIFLAANAVGAFLGGPLGDRFGRKIVIWISILGALPFTLALPYAGLYASAVLSVVIGLIISSTTSSIIVFAQELVPHRFGMISGVFFGVAFGIGGLGAAVLGKLADHTSIEFVYQVCAYLPAIGLLAVFLPKLPRHAR
- a CDS encoding alpha-hydroxy acid oxidase; this translates as MKHITCIDDLRTLHQRRVPKAFFDYCDRGSYAEETLRANRDDMQAIKFRQRILVDVSKRDTATTILGEPSTMPLMLAPVGLLGMQHGDGEIHACRAAQAAGIPFTQSTMSICSIEDIAASVEKPFWFQLYVMKDRGFIKELIQRAIAAKCSALVLTVDLQVIGQRHADIKNGMTVPPEWSLSKLLDFASKPTWVSGVLQGKRRTFGNIAGHVKNTGDLNRLAEWTASQFDTSLNWKDVEWVRSIWPGKLIIKGILDVEDAEEAAKTGAQALVVSNHGGRQLDGAPSSIEVLPEIAEAVGDRMEIMFDGGIRSGQDVMRALALGAKSCMIGRAYAYGLGAGGQAGVAKAIDIIQKELLTTMGLCGVNRIDEIDEHIIAM